A window from Equus caballus isolate H_3958 breed thoroughbred chromosome 8, TB-T2T, whole genome shotgun sequence encodes these proteins:
- the FICD gene encoding protein adenylyltransferase FICD, whose translation MTLMPMASVMAVTEPKWVSVWGRFLWMLLLSVALGSLLALLLPLGAMEEQCVAVLKAFYLLRSKLDRVQHAVTKCTSPSTELSITSRDSALLVVKTKASPAGKLEAKAALNQALEMKRQGKREKAHKLFLHALKMDPDFVDALNEFGIFSEEDKDIIQADYLYTRALTISPYHEKALVNRDRTLPLVEEIDQRYFSIIDSKVKKVMSIPKGNSALRRVMEETYYHHIYHTVAIEGNTLTLSEIRHILETRYAVPGKSLEEQNEVIGLHAAMKYINTTLVSRIGSVTLSDVLEIHRRVLGYVDPVEAGRFRTTQVLVGHHVPPHPRDVEKQMQEFIQWLNSEDAMNLHPVEFAALAHYKLVYIHPFIDGNGRTSRLLMNLILMQAGYPPITIRKEQRSEYYHVLEVANEGDVRPFIRFIAKCTETTLDTLLFATTEYPVALPEARPNHSGFKETLPVKP comes from the exons ATGACACTCATGCCGATGGCTTCCGTGATGGCGGTGACTGAACCCAAATGGGTCTCCGTGTGGGGCCGCTTCCTGTGGATGCTGCTGCTGAGCGTGGCACTGGGGTCCCTGCTGGCCCTGCTGCTGCCGCTGGGGGCCATGGAGGAGCAGTGCGTGGCCGTGCTCAAAGCCTTCTACCTGCTCCGGAGCAAGCTGGACAGGGTACAGCATGCCGTCACCAAGTGCACCAGCCCGTCCACGGAGCTCAGTATCACCTCCAGGGACTCGGCACTGCTGGTGGTCAAGACCAAGGCCTCTCCGG CTGGAAAGTTGGAAGCCAAAGCGGCTTTGAACCAAGCCCTGGAAATGAAACGCCAGGGCAAGCGGGAGAAAGCCCACAAGCTCTTTTTGCACGCCCTCAAGATGGACCCGGACTTCGTAGACGCGCTCAATGAGTTTGGCATCTTCTCAGAAGAAGACAAGGACATCATCCAGGCGGATTACTTATACACTAGAGCACTGACCATCTCGCCCTACCACGAGAAGGCGCTGGTCAACCGGGACCGGACGCTGCCGCTGGTGGAGGAGATCGACCAGAGGTACTTCAGCATCATCGACAGCAAAGTGAAGAAGGTCATGTCCATCCCCAAGGGCAACTCCGCGCTGCGCAGGGTCATGGAGGAAACGTACTACCATCACATCTACCACACGGTCGCGATCGAGGGCAACACCCTGACCCTCTCGGAAATCAGGCACATCCTCGAGACCCGCTACGCCGTGCCGGGGAAGAGCCTGGAGGAGCAGAACGAGGTCATCGGCCTGCACGCAGCCATGAAGTACATCAACACGACGCTGGTCTCCCGCATCGGGTCCGTCACCCTCAGCGACGTGCTGGAGATCCACAGGCGGGTGCTGGGCTACGTGGATCCGGTGGAAGCCGGCAGGTTTCGGACAACACAGGTCCTCGTGGGCCACCACGTCCCTCCGCATCCTCGGGATGTGGAGAAGCAGATGCAGGAGTTCATCCAGTGGCTCAACTCCGAGGACGCCATGAACCTGCACCCGGTCGAGTTTGCAGCCTTGGCCCATTATAAACTCGTTTACATACACCCTTTCATCGACGGCAACGGAAGGACCTCACGCCTGCTCATGAACCTCATCCTGATGCAGGCGGGCTACCCGCCCATCACCATCCGCAAGGAGCAGAGATCCGAGTACTACCACGTGCTGGAGGTCGCCAATGAGGGGGACGTGAGGCCGTTCATTCGCTTCATCGCCAAGTGCACGGAGACCACCCTGGACACCCTGCTCTTTGCCACGACGGAGTACCCGGTGGCACTGCCGGAGGCCAGACCCAACCACTCTGGCTTCAAGGAGACGCTGCCTGTGAAGCCCTAA